A region of Burkholderiales bacterium JOSHI_001 DNA encodes the following proteins:
- a CDS encoding PAS domain S-box (PFAM: Histidine kinase-, DNA gyrase B-, and HSP90-like ATPase; His Kinase A (phosphoacceptor) domain; PAS fold~TIGRFAM: PAS domain S-box), whose amino-acid sequence MTSHRAPSPVTGTQLEKLSQIEGLDESAWLDVIQKMDEVYSQLVRDEVALEEKNQQLEQSQQFIFSLLAAMSDVLVACNEQGLIEETNAAFCERVGRSDRQLRGTPLAALLAGEPAQQRLRSMTEAADQARSGSTMELDLQDSAGQAVPVDLNCTPRFNASGRRVGHVFVGRPMGEIKRAYHALREAHEALKSTQQQLLHSEKMASLGRLVAGVAHELNNPISFVLGNVHALQRYTERLSRYLGALHAGLPPEDSARLRVELRIDHALADLPSLMEGTLEGAQRTADIVNGLKRFSAMDREERSLVDMNGVIERAIHWVRKGTAPSFDVQWSPQAELAVVGSAGQLLQVVMNLIQNAFDAAANVPTPHLAIRAETAEDTLRLAFHDNGPGIPEKHLSRLFDPFFTTKPVGKGTGLGLSISYGIVEQHGGRLWAHNHDQGGAEFVLELPLATPPDPPH is encoded by the coding sequence ATGACCAGCCACCGCGCCCCGTCGCCCGTCACCGGAACCCAGCTCGAGAAGCTGTCGCAGATCGAAGGCCTGGACGAATCGGCCTGGCTGGACGTGATCCAGAAGATGGACGAGGTGTATTCGCAGCTGGTGCGTGACGAGGTGGCGCTGGAGGAAAAGAACCAGCAACTGGAACAAAGCCAGCAGTTCATCTTCAGCCTGCTGGCGGCCATGAGCGACGTGCTGGTGGCCTGCAACGAGCAAGGGCTGATCGAAGAGACCAACGCCGCCTTCTGCGAACGGGTGGGCCGCAGCGACCGCCAATTGCGCGGCACGCCCCTGGCCGCCTTGCTGGCGGGTGAACCGGCGCAGCAGCGCCTGCGCAGCATGACCGAAGCGGCCGACCAGGCGCGCAGCGGCAGCACGATGGAGCTGGACCTTCAGGACAGCGCCGGCCAGGCCGTGCCGGTGGACCTGAACTGCACGCCGCGCTTCAACGCCAGCGGCCGCCGCGTGGGCCATGTGTTCGTGGGCCGGCCCATGGGCGAGATCAAGCGCGCCTACCACGCGCTGCGCGAAGCGCATGAAGCGCTGAAAAGCACGCAGCAGCAACTCTTGCATTCGGAAAAGATGGCCTCGCTGGGCCGCCTGGTGGCGGGCGTGGCGCACGAGCTGAACAACCCCATCAGCTTCGTGCTGGGCAATGTGCATGCGCTGCAGCGCTACACCGAACGCCTGTCGCGCTACCTGGGTGCCTTGCACGCCGGCCTGCCGCCCGAGGACAGCGCACGGCTGCGGGTGGAACTGCGCATCGACCACGCGCTGGCCGACCTGCCTTCGCTGATGGAAGGCACCCTCGAGGGCGCGCAACGCACCGCCGACATCGTCAACGGCCTGAAGCGCTTCTCGGCCATGGACCGCGAAGAGCGCAGCCTGGTGGACATGAACGGCGTGATCGAACGCGCCATCCACTGGGTGCGCAAGGGCACGGCGCCGTCCTTCGACGTGCAGTGGTCGCCCCAGGCTGAACTGGCCGTGGTGGGCAGCGCGGGGCAATTGCTGCAGGTGGTGATGAACCTGATCCAGAACGCCTTCGACGCTGCCGCGAACGTGCCCACGCCGCACCTGGCCATCCGGGCCGAAACCGCCGAAGACACGCTGCGCCTGGCGTTTCACGACAATGGCCCCGGCATCCCGGAAAAGCACCTGTCGCGCCTGTTCGACCCCTTCTTCACCACCAAGCCGGTGGGCAAGGGCACGGGCCTGGGCCTGTCCATCAGCTACGGCATCGTGGAACAGCACGGCGGCCGGCTGTGGGCCCACAACCATGACCAGGGTGGGGCCGAGTTCGTGCTGGAACTGCCGCTGGCGACACCCCCTGATCCGCCGCACTGA